Genomic DNA from Bacteroidota bacterium:
AAAAAAATAGCAACAAAAGGCATATCCAGAGAAGAGGTGATAAAAACTGTCCTTGATTCAGGTATTCGCGGCAGAGGAGGAGGAGGATTCCCAACCGGATTGAAATGGAGGTTTGCAAACAACAATAAATCAGCAGATAAATACATCATTTGTAATGCAGATGAAGGAGATCCGGGTGCTTTCATGGATAGGTCGGTTTTAGAAGGCGACCCACATTCCGTTTTGGAAGGAATGATCATTGGAGCTTATGCCATCGAAGCTAATGGCGGTGTCATTTATTGTCGTGCCGAATACCCTTTGGCCATCAAGCGATTAAATATTGCCATCGTTCAGGCACGTGAAAAAGGTTATCTCGGAAAAAATATTTTGGGAATAGAAGGATTCAATCTTGACATTTACATTAAAGAAGGAGCCGGGGCTTTTGTTTGTGGTGAAGAAACAGCACTGATCGCTTCTATCGAAGGGGAACGCGGGATGCCACGAAAAAGGCCTCCATTCCCTGCAGCATCAGGATTGTGGAAAAAACCAACCAACATCAACAATGTTGAAACGTTCGCTAATATCCCTTGGATTATTTTAAATGAGGCTGAAGCATATTCAAAATATGGTACCGAAAAAAGCAAGGGAACTAAAGTATTTGCATTGGCAGGAAAAATTAAACGATCAGGTTTGGTAGAAGTTCCTATGGGAATGAGCATCCGTGATGTTATTTTTAAATTGGGCGGTGGAATTCAAAACGATAAAAAGTTTAAAGCCGTTCAGATGGGTGGTCCTTCAGGTGGATGTATCCCTGAATATCTGGCCGACACCATTGTAGATTATGACTCTGTAAATGCTACTGGGGCTATCATGGGTTCAGGAGGTATGGTTATCATGGATGAAACCACTTGTATGATCGATGTGGCTAAATTCTTCCTTGATTTTACACAAAAGGAAAGCTGTGGAAAATGTACTTTCTGCCGCATCGGGACGAAACGGATGCTCGAAATTTTAACCCGCATCACCGAAGGTAAAGGTGAAATGGAAGACATTGCCCGACTCGAAGAACTTGCCCAACAAATTAAAGACAGTTCTCTTTGCGGGCTGGGACAAACCGCACCAAATCCGGTACTTACTACGATTAAATATTTCAGGGATGAGTACGAAGCACATATCCGTGATAAAAAATGCCCAGCCAAAGTATGTACCGGGTTACTCACTTATGAAGTTGATCCGGACAAATGCACAGGCTGTACCGTTTGTGCTAAAAATTGCCCGACCAGTTGTATTGATGGTGAACGCAAAGAGATTCACTCCATTCGACAGGACGATTGTATCAAATGCGGTACCTGTTATTCAAAATGTAAATTCGATGCCATCAGGCTTTCATAATAATTGAACTAAAGCGCTTAAAAATGAGTGAAAGACTAAACGTAATATTAAACGGCGAAATCGTCCAAGCTAATCCCGGAGAAACTATTTTAGCACTCGCCAGAAGAAATGATATCGAAATTCCAACCCTTTGTAACGACCCACGGTTGGAACCCTTTACTTCATGCTATGTGTGTGTAGTTGAAATTGAAGGAATGCGAGGCTTGCAGCCATCCTGTTCCACCAAAGTTGCTGAAGGTATGAAGATCGAAACCTACAACGATAAGGTAAAGAAAGCACGCAAAACTGCCCTCGACCTGATGCTGAGCAATCATTATGCTGACTGTTTGGGTCCATGTACACAGGCCTGTCCGGCAGGGGTTGACGTTCAGGGTTATATTTCATTGATCGATAAAGGTCAATACAACGAAGCAGTGGCAGTGATTAAAGAAACCAATCCATTGCCTGCTATTTGTGGCCGGGTATGTGTTCGTCCCTGTGAAGTGGCTTGCCGAAGAAATCTTTTGGATGATGGTGCAGCAGTAGGAATTGATTACATGAAACGCTTTGCAGCGGATTATGATCTTCAATCAGAAAATAAATTTAAGCCGGAGATTCAGCCATCGACGGGCAAAAAAGTGGCCGTAATTGGTGCTGGCCCCGGTGGACTTTCAGCCGGATTCTTCCTCCAAAAAGAAGGCCATCAGGCAGATATTTACGAAGCTGCTCCAAAAGCAGGAGGATGGTTGAGGTACGGAATTCCTGAGTATCGCTTGCCTAACGATTTACTTCAGAAAGAAGTTGACAATATCACCGAAATGGGCGTAAATATATTTTACAACCAAAAATTGGGTGATAACCTGAAATATAGTGAACTGCAAAAAAAATACGATGCGGTTATATTAACCATTGGTTCTCAAAAAGGAACATTGATTGGTTGCGAAGGCGATGATGCCGAAAACGTGTTTTCAGGAATTGAGTTCTTGAAAAATATGGAAATGAGTGGTAAGAAAGAAGACTTCAGGGGCAAGAAAGTTGCTGTTGTTGGGGGTGGAAACACTGCCATGGACTGCTGTCGAACTGCCCGCCGATGCGGATCGGAGGAGGTTTATGTGATTTACCGCCGTACCGAAAAAGAAATGCCTGCCAACCCCATCGAAATTCACGAATCGAAATTGGAAGGAGTTCAGTATTTATTCCTGACGAATCCTTCAAAAGTGAATAAAGATGAAAATGGTAAGTTGAAATCGATAACTTGTCTGAAAATGGAACTTGGCGAGCCCGATGCTTCCGGCAGAAGAAGACCGGTTCCAAAAGAAGGTTCAGAATTTGACCTTGAAGTGGATTATATTTTAGCTGCCATCGGACAAAAAACGATTGTTAATTTCTTAGAGGAAGTAAACGAAAATGTGAAGGACGGTGAATTGAAAATTACCCGTTGGGGAGATATCGAAGCCGATCCAAAAACCTTGCAAACAGGAATCAAAAATATGTTCGCAGCAGGTGATGGCGTGACCGGACCTGCAACCTTAATCGAAGCTGTGGCACAAGCTAAAATCGCTTCACGTAGCTGCAATTTATTTTTACAGGGCAAAGAAGTGAAGCCTTTCGGAAAAGCATTCATCAGCAAAAAAGATAATTTCAAACCCCAGGTGAACGAGGAATACATGGGCAAATTCATCCCGCAAAAGCGTGAAGAAATGCCAACCCTTGATCCTTCAAAGCGAATGAATTTCTGTGAAGTTGAATTGGGTTATGATAGCGAAGAGGTTGCAAGGCAAGAAGCACAGCGCTGTCTGGAATGTGGATGTACCGAAGTTTTCACTTGTGATCTGAAAAAATATTCAACGGAATATGGTGTAGATCAGGTAAAATTTGCAGGAGATTTTAAAGAATACGAAGTTGATTTCCGTCATCCATACATCGAAATCGACTCGAACAAATGTATTTTATGCGCCCGATGTATCCGCATCTGTAACGAAGTGGTTGGTGCCATTGCCTTGGGTTTGGTTAACCGAGGTTTTGATACTTATGTAGCACCAAGTATGGGCGATAAATTACAGGAATCAAATTGCGAATCCTGTGGATTGTGTATCTCAACATGTCCAACGGGTGCGATTACTGAAAATGTATTCTTCAAACCGGGTCCTGTAAAACTGGAGGATGCAAAAACCATTTGCAATTACTGTTCGGTTGGCTGCGAAATTAACGTAAAACATCGCAACGAATTTGTGATGAAGGTTGAAGGTAGCGAAGGGATGATAAACACGGATGGCAATATTTGCAGATATGCCAAGTTTGGTTATCAGTATTTGAATGATAAGAGCCGATTGACTCAACCTATGTTAAAAGTCAATGGTAAGTTTGAGCCCATCAGTTTTGAAGAGGCAGCTAAAATCATGGCCGAACGCATTAGCAAGGTAAAAGCCGATGACAATATCTTTTTCGCGGGAGCCAGATTGAGTAATGAAGAGCAATATTTGGTTCAGAAACTGGCACGTGCCGGGGCAAAAACCAATAATGTCTCTAGTTTCCATTATCTGAATGAACAAAAAGGATATCTTGAAAACAGCATGGCCAATGTTCCGTTTGAGCAAATAATGGATGCCAGCAAGATTTACTTGTTGGGTTCTGAAATTAATAAGGACAACGCAGTAGTTGGTTTTATGATCAACAATGCTCAATTTTTAAAGAAAACTCCGGTTGATTTAATTACTGTGCATGCCGATAGCAGCATGAAACGGAAGGCGAACAAAACCATTATCATTAAATCCTATTATCATTTTGTGAAGGCAGTGAACCATTATTTATTGAGCAATGGTTTGGAGAATGGTATGTTTATTAAAGATCGTTGCGAAGGATTTGAAGCGTACAAAGCCACCACATTAAAAGAAAATTATACTTTACTGGTTGAGAAATCAGGTGTTTGTTGTCAGGATACCATTGCTGAATTTGCCAGGGATTATAACAATGAAATGAATGCCGTTCTGGTATTTTCTGAAAAAGAATTGAGTGCCCATGCCTGTACTGAAGTACTAAATTTAGCGATGATCACCGGTAAATTAGGCAAAACTGCCAGTGGACTCATTCCGTTGAAAGAAAAGAACAATGCCCAGGGAATTTTTGATATGGGTGCGATTCCTGCCTACGGAGTGGGAACGCAATGCATCAAAGATGATGCGTTTGTGGCGAAAATGAAATCTGTTTGGGGTGTTACAACCCTTGCTGAAAATCTTCGAAACTGCATGTTAGGTGCCATGAAAGAAGGAGCCTATAAAAATCTCTTTATCTTTGCAGAGGACCCGGTAGGTTGTGCCATTGATAAGGCTGAGGTAAATGCCTGGCTGGAGAAAGCAGAATTTGTGGCCGTACAGGATTATTTCATGACCGAAACCGCCATGGCTGCCGATCTGGTAATTCCTGCAACCCTGCCTCTTGAAATGGATGGCAGTTACTCTAATGCCCAGAAAGTATTTCAGGAATTTGAAGCGCAATTTGCCCCTAAACTCGAAAAACAAAGTTTCGAACAAACTGCTGATTTGTTGGAATTATTGGGCGTGAAAGGCGATAAAGAAG
This window encodes:
- a CDS encoding NADH-quinone oxidoreductase subunit NuoF, which encodes MGNKQVIVGLGSCGIAAGAGKVYEKIKALQEIEGLDFELKKTSCVGMCYREPLVEVIDESGSYLYGEIDEARAIEILNKHIEQNVPVQEYVVHSDLFKTVDNTFTDSQVKIALRNCGYMDPENIADYENRDGYAAIKKIATKGISREEVIKTVLDSGIRGRGGGGFPTGLKWRFANNNKSADKYIICNADEGDPGAFMDRSVLEGDPHSVLEGMIIGAYAIEANGGVIYCRAEYPLAIKRLNIAIVQAREKGYLGKNILGIEGFNLDIYIKEGAGAFVCGEETALIASIEGERGMPRKRPPFPAASGLWKKPTNINNVETFANIPWIILNEAEAYSKYGTEKSKGTKVFALAGKIKRSGLVEVPMGMSIRDVIFKLGGGIQNDKKFKAVQMGGPSGGCIPEYLADTIVDYDSVNATGAIMGSGGMVIMDETTCMIDVAKFFLDFTQKESCGKCTFCRIGTKRMLEILTRITEGKGEMEDIARLEELAQQIKDSSLCGLGQTAPNPVLTTIKYFRDEYEAHIRDKKCPAKVCTGLLTYEVDPDKCTGCTVCAKNCPTSCIDGERKEIHSIRQDDCIKCGTCYSKCKFDAIRLS
- a CDS encoding FAD-dependent oxidoreductase, yielding MSERLNVILNGEIVQANPGETILALARRNDIEIPTLCNDPRLEPFTSCYVCVVEIEGMRGLQPSCSTKVAEGMKIETYNDKVKKARKTALDLMLSNHYADCLGPCTQACPAGVDVQGYISLIDKGQYNEAVAVIKETNPLPAICGRVCVRPCEVACRRNLLDDGAAVGIDYMKRFAADYDLQSENKFKPEIQPSTGKKVAVIGAGPGGLSAGFFLQKEGHQADIYEAAPKAGGWLRYGIPEYRLPNDLLQKEVDNITEMGVNIFYNQKLGDNLKYSELQKKYDAVILTIGSQKGTLIGCEGDDAENVFSGIEFLKNMEMSGKKEDFRGKKVAVVGGGNTAMDCCRTARRCGSEEVYVIYRRTEKEMPANPIEIHESKLEGVQYLFLTNPSKVNKDENGKLKSITCLKMELGEPDASGRRRPVPKEGSEFDLEVDYILAAIGQKTIVNFLEEVNENVKDGELKITRWGDIEADPKTLQTGIKNMFAAGDGVTGPATLIEAVAQAKIASRSCNLFLQGKEVKPFGKAFISKKDNFKPQVNEEYMGKFIPQKREEMPTLDPSKRMNFCEVELGYDSEEVARQEAQRCLECGCTEVFTCDLKKYSTEYGVDQVKFAGDFKEYEVDFRHPYIEIDSNKCILCARCIRICNEVVGAIALGLVNRGFDTYVAPSMGDKLQESNCESCGLCISTCPTGAITENVFFKPGPVKLEDAKTICNYCSVGCEINVKHRNEFVMKVEGSEGMINTDGNICRYAKFGYQYLNDKSRLTQPMLKVNGKFEPISFEEAAKIMAERISKVKADDNIFFAGARLSNEEQYLVQKLARAGAKTNNVSSFHYLNEQKGYLENSMANVPFEQIMDASKIYLLGSEINKDNAVVGFMINNAQFLKKTPVDLITVHADSSMKRKANKTIIIKSYYHFVKAVNHYLLSNGLENGMFIKDRCEGFEAYKATTLKENYTLLVEKSGVCCQDTIAEFARDYNNEMNAVLVFSEKELSAHACTEVLNLAMITGKLGKTASGLIPLKEKNNAQGIFDMGAIPAYGVGTQCIKDDAFVAKMKSVWGVTTLAENLRNCMLGAMKEGAYKNLFIFAEDPVGCAIDKAEVNAWLEKAEFVAVQDYFMTETAMAADLVIPATLPLEMDGSYSNAQKVFQEFEAQFAPKLEKQSFEQTADLLELLGVKGDKEVMDIRAEALSLLATEIEDEAYQFTYTEVDSNYNRLFNYGCDAVHLRFETDFENAFRD